In the genome of Engraulis encrasicolus isolate BLACKSEA-1 chromosome 21, IST_EnEncr_1.0, whole genome shotgun sequence, the window tccccgttgcactttgacaaaggagcatGCAAATAcagaagtagcagtatcgtctgcttgcccggggagtccttattttgttttgtttacagtctgtgttcccaatttccttatcgcaatgctgtgctctcttccccctggatgacaccgccaggattttgcgtgttggtctactgctttgaAAGCAAGCATGTACAGTTGGTTGCTCGCGCTGACTCgcgtaatttgcggctcgcagcaagcgtgccgaggGCTTAAGTTATGTTACTACATACACAAAGGCCTATTAATGGCGTATATGGGCCAACCATAATGGACATCTTAAATGATCTTGTGGGCCTGAGTTTGCCATCCCTGACTTACAGGGAGTGAAGGGGTGCAGGGAAGAGGGATGGGGGTGTTCGGTAGCAATGAGCCTGAAGATCACTGCCAGAGGTGAAGCTGAGGGCTATGGGGAGGGCAGGAGTGACAGAGGTACAAGGAAAACCAGTTGAAATGTGCCAGGTTGACAAGCCGGTACCGTTCTGTGATGAGCAAAGTGTCCGACTTCCCATCACATTCATGCACATTTTTTCAGCAACCTCTGCAACTTGGCTGCTTTCACTCCTCGCATGCAGTTAGACATTCAAATGTCTTCTTCTGATTAGATTTCTTCAGATTAGCATTCATTTTAATCAAGCTGAGGAAACGTACACATGTGCATCTCCTATCTGGCTTTATGCTCACCATGCTGCCGTAAGAAATTGTCCCCAATATCATGGCAGTACACACTCCATGCAATGATTTTCTGTACCACCAGGTGGTGCTGTTGTCATTACATGTGCAAGAGATACCTGGTGTTTCGATTGCATTCATTCATATTATTTGTATTCATTTCGTAGTTTATCTCATTGCCACCTTGCCTGCTGCAACCTTAGTGCTTTCCACTTTGCACATCACTTCAATTCACTTTCAATTTTATGGAAGACAGCCTCTTGATGGCCCATCTAATTTTCAAGGGGGGCCAAGTTCAACATAGCTTCGCGAGCCATGGTCAGGACCAGACTAAGTCCAACATTACATTAGCAAAAAGTTCAAACTCCCGAGCACAGCTCAGGGCAGACGCTACAGTGATTGCAGGAATAGTTAATATTTTTAAAAGATGAGCCATTGCACACTGCTTGACTTTACAGACTTTATTTTTCTAATGAGCGATCAAAGTGTTCCATGTGTCATCAGGTGCACTCAGGTAAAGTTGTGTTGTGGCCTGTCATTACATTACAAGCCCCTTTTAAAATTAAATGTAACTAAAATTAACAAATATGTTAAATtaaattttaaaataataaataattcactgtttcattttaaaatgtatagaatttttgtatttttaaaaagtatgAATACATTTCTGAGTTGAAAGTAAATGcattaatgtatttttttttactttttaaaatgaatgaagtaatgaaatgatttttaaatcataattttttaaaaaaacattcattaTTATTTTCCAGCCCTGTCATTGGCCATGGAGAGGGACGGCTCCAGTGGAGGTGTGGTGCGATTGGCTGTCATCAACGAGGAGGGCGTGGAAAGGCAGTGCATCCTGGGCAACCAGCTGCCCAAGTTCTCCACCGTCTGATGACCACAGTACATTACCATTacgcatacacacgtgtgcacatacagACACGAGTCCATTTtgtaatgttaattcaacacttgaagagtGGAATTTAACACTTTTTAGTGTTGATCTTGTCTTAAGTGTTGGAATTGACATCGGAAAATGTGTTgtgtacactacattacattacctacATGTTTAGTTACATTTCTTACATTGTTGCCTGGTTTGTTTAATAATAAAAATCAAATTGAGAGAAAAGTGCTTTCAATAAACATGAGAGACAAGAAAACCTTCCCATATCAGTGGTGTGATTGTGTGGTCTTTGTCAGGGTTGGGAGGGAAACAACTAGTTGCCCAAGTTCTCTAGCTTCTGTTGACATGTACTTATAGTAACGCATACACACTTGCATGTACAGCATTAAAAAAGAAAGTTGTCTTCTCAAAGTAAAGGAAATCTTCATGTGTGACTTTGTGGTCTTGTCAGGGTTATGACGGGGATCACTTGAACGGCTACTTATTGGCTAATATCTAACTACTACAGTACCCTGTATGCTATGCTGTCACAGTGCCTCAGTGTTTCACATTAAAAGCCATTATATTATCACCATTACCATTATCTCACAGTAGGTTCGTAGCATAGGCTAAATTTCAGCACATTTGAGCAATGTGGTtacaaaaaaaactttatttgaaGGGAGATGATACAGTTAGGTAATGGTAGGCTATAGTGGTTTGTTTTACACTATATAGTAAGCCTGTAGTCATACAGAGTGTGGAGGAGTGAAGAGAATGGAGCCCCCTCTATAGTCTGTATTCATTTTTCAAAGCCAGTGAAATCTACATTTTGCTGTCCAATTCTAGAAACTGAAGAgtggaataaaaaaatatacagtatatattgctGGTGCCACCGTTACATAACTTTACTAGATCACCAAAAAATCAtagaaaatattaataataaacacCAGTGTTTTCTCAGTGCTATAATACATGATGATTAAATGGATGACTGTTATTCTGAAGCAGGCTCATCTCCCCTGTATAACACTAAAAAGGGATGACAAGTGATCATAGCACACTGACTAACTATCATCATCCAAGTTAAATAGTACATCACAATTCGAAACAGATTAAACAAAGTATCAGGTGTTTAAGTGTGCTGCACAGGTGACGGTTCCACTGAAGGAGGTCCATCTATTGATTATATACAAAGGAGCAATCAACATCCTTTTTCTCAGCGTCATTGCACTTCAGAAGTGGgaaaactcaggcctgggggccacatgcggcccgcagagcctttacaagaaaaacTAATTTCAAAAAACAAAGTGATGCTTCCAGGGTCTTGCAAGTTTGAGATTAACTAAGCACGGAGGCTACTGTATTCATCTTCATGAAATTCATTACAACGTACAGGAATTAACAAGTTGCCTGAGACACCTGGCCCTCCGGTCAACATTCTAATCCCAATGTGCTCCTTGGGCTGAAATAATTGGCCACCGTTGTTGTACATAATACAGAACAAATCAGAGATTATTACCAAGAATTAAACAGAACATGCTGCAGGTCCATAATTCATTTGATGAAAGCATGGCCAATGATCATCAGAAAAGATGAGTAGCCTAAATAGGTGTTCAATTGGGACTCATCTCTCAGTTTGCCAATTAGACCACCATGAGACAAACATCAATTGAAAACAGAAGCTGGATCACATTGCAGCTTAAAGGTTTAACCATCTATTAGGTGAGAACAGTGAACACCTGACTAGTGTTTCAGTGTTTACAACAAGTGTTTTCTGAGTGCCAATGCATTCAATGTGGGGAATTAATCATAGGTGATTATTAATTACACTTCTGAAGCTGGCTCGTCTTTATGTACAAAGGGATGTCCCAAATTAATGATCATAAGTTGAGAATCCCAAGCTGAATAGATGAGTCATTATCAGAGCTATCGTATTAGAAACTGATAGTTCAGAGGGAATTAAACAGATGAAGTAGGTCCGTCTTCCCCTATCCCACTAAAAAGGGACGCCCAGTCTCCTTCGTTCATCCTTCCTCCTAATCCCCCCATCTCCCACTCCCCCACCAGCcattccatccctccttcctgtTCTCTGCTTCTGTCGCTCTCTACTTTCTCCTCCCTCAAGATGAGGCTGTACCGCGTCTTCCTGTCCGCACCCGCACCTCCTCCGATCAcgctcactctcttcctcctgtctTCTTTACGCTCTCCAGCTTCGGTCATCCCTCGCTTCTCCTCCCAGTGCTCCTCCACATGCTTCCATCCCTCGACCTCCTCCTCGTGGCTGAACACTCGGTACAGGGTCTTTCGGAACACCTGGTTGTTCTCTCTTCCGGAACCTTCCGTGCGTTCCGGGTTCCGTCTCTTCACGACAGCGAGCCCTGCTCCCACGGATGAGATCTGCAGTCCTGTCTTGCCGGTCGCCGCCGCTTCAGCTtctttcccttcttcctcctttccatcacccactttcttctctttctcctcctccttttcatctctcttcttttcctccttcccgtcttccttctcctcctcctctccttcgccCTTCTTGTCGATGAAAAGAACCGAGCGGAACGATGCCTGCACCCCACCTGACGCGTCGATGGGCAAGAACGCAGGCAGCGCCATCCCGCCGTACCCGCCTAACCCATTATCATCCACATCGGCACACGCCTTCGCCTGGTAATCCAGGAGGCGGACACTGGCATCGCCCGCGCCCTTTGATTTGGCCACCTTCCTAGCCAGCGGGCGGTAGAGGGTGAGGTAGGCCCGTGCCAGGCCCAGGATGAGCAAGCAGCTGCCCAGGGCGGAGAGAAGGCACAGCAGGAGCAGGGCCGCAAACAGCCAGGTGCACCAGGCTCGGGCGCCGGCACGCTCTCCGCGAGACCCGCCAAAGGTGCTGTCACCTGGGGGGAGAGCGTTAGGATGGCTGAGGGTGCTGGAGGGAGTAGGTGGGGCAGGagttgaggggggtggggagtcAGAAgctgtggtagtggtagtggtccAAGGTGTGGTGGTTGGATCCGGAGTATGCTCTGAACGCCAGTTTGAGGTCGTCACCCAGAAACTGGACCAATCGGACGACCAGTTGAAAGATTCTTCGTGGCGTGACGTCCAGGACTCAGTCCACACGTGCCGCACAGTCCAGCTCTCCAGCCACCTCCTCGTCCACGTCATGACTCTCTTGGGTAGAGTCGAAGCCACGAGAGCGAAAGGTGTCGTGATAACATTCTGGGCTGTTGTGACCGGGACTGTAGTTGTGGAAGATGCTGTGGTGGTGTCTACAACTGCGACTGTGGACATTTCAGCAGCAGTAGTTGTTTTTTCGGCAGTGGTTGTTGGAGCAGTCGTGGTGGTTGCAGCTGTGGTTGTTAGAGCAACCACGGTTGGTATCTTTGTTGTTGGAGCAACTGTGGTTGGTACTTTTGTCGTCGGAACAACAACGGATGGTACTTTTGTCGTTGGAGCAGTCGTAGTTGGTACTTTTGTCGTTGGAGCAGTCGTAGTTGGTACTTTTGTCGTTGGCGCGAACGTGGTCGGTACCACGTCATCTCCATCGATGTCTCCAAAAGGctgtgctggtgctgctggtgctaGTGGCGGCGGCGTTGCCTCAGAGAGCAGAGCTTTGTCACAGTAGTCCTCTTCCTTCAGGTTCATGATTGGTCGATCCAGCATCGAGGGTGGGTGGGCACACACGACGCTCTCAGGGTCATTCTCGATGGATAGTAAGGGGTTGGGACTGTCTGGGTTGGTGTGTACGTAGACGTTGAACTCCTGATCCTCCAGGTACACCTGCAGGTAGCCAACctgtaggcagagagagagagaggtggaccagagattctttaagtatagagatatgccaacataataggtttctatgggcacctaacataaccaggttccggtctgcctaaaggggcgtgtcataatgctcctagcattgaatagaacagtcctcaggtctgccaaggtctgcctaaagggggatttcccccccaataatagaacccggaaacaatgggccaatggaacctctctctctctactttctctggGTGGACGGTGTAGTACACAGGGATGGGCAGCCTGgactcattagttacaatcccctggggtgaatttctcaaaaccaaagttgcttactacattagctactttgttgttttcaatgcattttcccattggcaactaccgaagttgctaacaggctaacaacttctcttttgagaaactcaccccagtgccacatattccaaattatttGGCTTTACCTacccaattcagccaggtgaacATTCAACAAGCGAATCATCtagctcaggggtggggaacctatgttttgagggccgtttgcggcccttgaggcttttttatccggcccccgatataattttaatgttatacagcttcacatgaaaaatgacatattttgtaaaggaatcttagaaattacattgtcAATACAATTTAGTCATATTCAGaattagagaaggtggggtctgttttataggttgctgccttcaatatagaccttaAGTGcttggggaaatcctggtttatgttcatagtacggccctcagaagACTTGTATGGACCTTGaacgaatttgaagtggcccgtcgaatgaaaaaggttccccacccctgatctagctGAAGggggtcaaactcaaattcattgtgggacaaaatcaaaatctgggactaAGTCGCGGGTTGAGCTCCATTGTATGcagtttatatacagtatattttttaaatgggctgaaattgtgtgtgcacacaggcaaTACTCAAATGAAACACTGATTCCCATTGTGGGAGACCAAATGTGCCTACCCTGTACATATTATGTTGTATATACTGTAATATGAATGTGAGATGTTACTGGGTTCTGGGCTCTTTtgtattgatggtgtatgtgggccaagtgtgatatacattttgaaaactcgtgggccaaataaaatgactctgcgggccaaatttggcccgggCTTGAGTTTGGCGTCCCTGATCTAGCTGAATTAGACGGGTAAAACATTTGGAATATGAGGCTATGTATTGTAAATAATGACTCCAGGTTGCCCATCGCCAGGTTGCCAGGTTGTACACAACGGGCCCTTCTCACACGACCTTTCACACAACAACACTTCTCTGTATTAAAACCTGAAACCCTTAGACGTTTATCCTGCTAAACTTCAACACGGATACCTCTTTAGTGCATCCACTTGTCATCAATGTAATATGTATATGTACTTTACATACTTCATAGTCATCAATATTTCTTTTGAAAGTGAAGTTAAGTAAAATTGACcagcagggctccagactaactttttgcactggttgcactggtgcgcctaaaaaaatgttttaggtgcaccagcacaaaatgtaggtgcacccaaatgttttcaccaccccatacacacacgcacctctttaaaaaaataataattaaatataataacgataacaatagcaataataataataataataataagtattattattattattattattattattattattattgttgctatattttaaaagacctggagcctttcatgtgctataggctagtcttccaaatgtgctccttataaaagacatgacagtaggctacctaactaacacatcttggctacaagcagtttggctggtagaaaagaccaaattagtagccttttagtcagtatgtgtttgactagtaagatcaacataccagccttttctgcaataaggctacgcacacggcacgaGCACAGTTACAATAttaagatagatagatggatggatggatggatggatggatggatggatggatattttttttttcaacaaaccctgctaaaaatgtcatgattttgaaaatcattagacacaaatagcctagcctatgtttacagtggaatcggaggtgaattgggttttgtctatttccccgtttttgagcgctctccctctgcataatgattgtggtatcttagcaagcgctacgaacagacacgacagcattagctctctctctctctctctctctctctctctctctctctctctctctctctctctctctctctctctctctctctctctctctctctctccctctccctctccctctctccctcgaggtgcatgaacgatgccttgccgactgatagaggcagtatgtagcctgccctagacGCTATCAAAAaaactcacagaagtcccgacagactagcgcgtcacctgttgtttggccagctctgcacgcagCTGAAACGGGTtattatccgcacccgtctgcgtttttgtgtggccatgtttaatatccgctcaagccatttagtttttcacCGTGATTGTCAGTCTCTCGGGttaaaaatatcctcaagtcattttgctgtttttaccgtgattgtaactctctcgtccgttgcaaaactcgcctggttaagaacacaaaactcgctggcacatgtgaactcggatagttgagcgaagtcgaacattctattctgaaacgtcgggctgcctgtgaacgaggaagggggagaaagctaccggtagttcagcggtgttgaaggaatgaccgcatcgacacgttttattgtgtgatgatgggccactacagtagaatgactattaatttgatgtccattaaaacggttgtttggtaattgattttgttctactgatggctggtcgcaccggtgcgcctaaaaatattttttaggcgcacacagggctctaaattaactttttccaccaccagccaatttggctagtagacattttttcttactagccaaatggaaggtcaactagccattttttttttatctcaccaaaataaaccatgcgttaattatgttgcttttaattattccattaaactatatcctcaacacagataaacaatataaacattatactcaacatatttcactgttcagtttattctataattatatagtaattatttttattacctgcattttcattattttttattcaatttcctctgaaaacagtgaattgcatcacacatgcctctcacataccagacctacgctggaccatatactgtacagacagccaaacactagcctattacaccatcacccaaacctcacatgcagtatataggcctacacctcacacaaaaacagcatgccttcaacacacatgttgcacacataccagactttcaacatgtactagccaaacacacacaaccaaacactacaaaacctcatatcccccacacagtatcacttaaacttcacacacagtaggccaaatgccatggacaatgcacagaagagaggggtggggaggagaagaggaggacacacacacacacacacacacacacacacacagacacacacacacacacacacacacacacacacacacacagccaactcagtgcgatgtgtatgatgtctgcactgtgtgtttctttatgctgctgctgctgcttcacacctttaggttcctgcaggattaatacttgcttcactctaatatcatgcgcttggaatgacaataattaggctacgcagTAAACATCcataacatcacggagaccaccagcttagcctactttgctactttcatagcgtcgctagttttttgttaccgttttttttttcacttactcgttcatccatgtcaaactcgtgcatggtctttccgatggcgtgggcattattaggaaacgacaactccatcgtaggtagttgcgaggacctcgcaaatatcagacgacttctgacagcagggctacacggttttgacagacagctgtcatgctcctccactcatgccgttttcgctccaccaccaccactccattccagcgtcactacagttgcaagttgcattcaccgacacataaccttgctctaaccactgccacattctttttcacccgtccaaaacctacaaaaccgaagtaatccgcgctagtccgctcattgaaaatatttgatcaacagtagttccagcgcgggcatctaacacgcagccaatgaatgtgaagctgcgttattgtgattaacggccagccaatgggtgtgggctacatcatgacggtaggcctaatgttcatgggtaatgtaggcgccgttttacgttcatcagacggcagtcagccacagatctgtgctggcagtGGCAGCTGTTTGACGTTTGGGCGTGGtctagagtctaccggccaatttggctagtggatgattttttctactagccaaaatggattttcacccgcatttggcgtgttggcgtgtgttaatttagagccctgggcgcaccattgaaaaaaatgggcgcatatgcgaccaaattggtcgcactgtGGAGCCCTGCCAGTTGtcaaaatgtaaaataaagtaGGCCAATAGATACAATAGGAAAAGTTTGGAGGGCTACAACGTTTTTGGTTGGTaatccgaaggtgctctttggtcaaaaaataggatgcaaaagaaacgaagtatccaaggcactcttcccaaaaaagttaaaatagctttattaaatggctaaatcattgtagaaaagttaaaaacgcgtttttcacttttctacaatgatttagccatttaataaagctattttaacttttttgggaagagtgccttggatactagGCCAATAGATACTTGAAAATTGTACTTTAAAAGAATACTTGAGTAAGTTACTGTCCACCAGTGCCCACCTCACAGTAGCATTTCCAGGGGTTCTTGGAGAGGAAGACGTAGGGTAAATCCGGCTTGGACACGAACCAGTTGTGGGGCATGTCCCGGAtctgaataaataataatagcaataacaacaataatcatGTTTAACTGTTGAGACTGTTAGTAATGACCAGTGCAGTCACCATGCTAAGCCCTCCCTACTCAGATTCAAACATAAAAATGAGAGTGTTGTGGTTGGTTGAAGGACTGGTTTTGCTTCCTTTCTCCAACTAGACCAACTCACCAGCCAAAAATGTTTTCTGCAACCAGGCGGGTTCAACTCTAGGCAAATAGGTTTGCATTGAACCTTATAAAAGTTAGCTgaagagtgtgtttttttttctacgtCACCTGCAGTAAAGGCTCATTCATACCGTATGTTTGAGACGGATATGTTTGGAGTGTTTCACAAattataacacacacataaattcacAGGATGAATGTTCATGGAACAAGTCGGAGCCACGTTCATCGGGGCAAGAGAGCCAGCTGATATGAAACGGGCGTTAGGCAAAAAGTTTACCACCTGGTTCTCCTCCAAGTCCAGGGTcttgagggtggtggaggagatcTGGGCCAGGAAGTCAGGGGGCAGAGTGGTCAGCCTGTTCCGGGATAGGTCCACTATCTCCAGGATGGGCAGGCcgctgatgataataataataataataataataataataataataataataatacattttattcagagcacctttcaagatacccaaggacacttaacAATCAAAACAGATagataacagtagagaaagtataacaaagcttcaatgAATTAGCAATAGGAGGATAactaaaatgcaaaataaaatagaaataaaaataaaatttaattaaaatacgaaaaaagtagaatacatttgaaacaaaaaaacaagggtGGACAGAGGAAGCACAGGCAGGcgaataataataatcatgattattatcATAACTGTAATGATTACAATAATTATAATCAgggctaaattaacttttttcatcacttgcCAATTTGGCTATGTTTATAGTGAGTTTATGTGAGCCACACATAGTGAGTTTATGTGAGCCACACATAAACTCACTACCAGTAAAAGTGGCTAGCAAGTTTttattttctactagccaaactgattGTTCATcaacatttggctggttggctggtgttcatttaagcAGGGCTAGGCAACCTATGTCTCGATGGCCTTTTGCAGCCCTTGAGGGCGT includes:
- the LOC134437108 gene encoding platelet glycoprotein Ib alpha chain produces the protein MDILLFLALLFLCPLPNLVSAEPQCHSDKDENDRARVTCGAMGLSSVPADIDPASLNLNLTHNLFTSLDWGAYTGFPGLHTLDLRHNRVEKLEGSGTLAELSKLHLSNNQLVDLPARAFINAPKLMEVFLRSNHLRSVHNESFSGLPILEIVDLSRNRLTTLPPDFLAQISSTTLKTLDLEENQIRDMPHNWFVSKPDLPYVFLSKNPWKCYCEVGYLQVYLEDQEFNVYVHTNPDSPNPLLSIENDPESVVCAHPPSMLDRPIMNLKEEDYCDKALLSEATPPPLAPAAPAQPFGDIDGDDVVPTTFAPTTKVPTTTAPTTKVPTTTAPTTKVPSVVVPTTKVPTTVAPTTKIPTVVALTTTAATTTTAPTTTAEKTTTAAEMSTVAVVDTTTASSTTTVPVTTAQNVITTPFALVASTLPKRVMTWTRRWLESWTVRHVWTESWTSRHEESFNWSSDWSSFWVTTSNWRSEHTPDPTTTPWTTTTTTASDSPPPSTPAPPTPSSTLSHPNALPPGDSTFGGSRGERAGARAWCTWLFAALLLLCLLSALGSCLLILGLARAYLTLYRPLARKVAKSKGAGDASVRLLDYQAKACADVDDNGLGGYGGMALPAFLPIDASGGVQASFRSVLFIDKKGEGEEEEKEDGKEEKKRDEKEEEKEKKVGDGKEEEGKEAEAAATGKTGLQISSVGAGLAVVKRRNPERTEGSGRENNQVFRKTLYRVFSHEEEVEGWKHVEEHWEEKRGMTEAGERKEDRRKRVSVIGGGAGADRKTRYSLILREEKVESDRSREQEGGMEWLVGEWEMGGLGGRMNEGDWASLFSGIGEDGPTSSV